In Pseudomonas abieticivorans, the genomic window GGTTTCACCCGGGCCACGCAGGCCAATACCGCCCTTCTGGCGTTCAAGGTGAGTCCAGCCACGGACCAGCCGCGTGCTCATGTGCTCGAGCTGGGCCAGTTCGACCTGCAGCTTGCCTTCATGGGTACGCGCCCGTTGGGCGAAAATATCGAGAATCAAACCGGTACGGTCCAGCACGCGGCACTCGAACACGCGTTCGAGGTTACGTTCCTGGCTGGGCGTAAGGGTGTGATTGAAAATGACCAAATCTACCTGTTCGGCTTTGACTCGGTCGCGCAACTCCTCGACCTTGCCGCTGCCAATCAGGTATTTGGCTGTAGGCTGATGACGCGTTACGGTAACGAACGCGACTGTTTCGGCGCCGGCAGAAACTGCCAGCTCCTGAAACTCCTGCGGGTCTTCGCGCGCCTCAGGGTCCTGGCCATCCAAATGAACGAGGATCGCCCGTTCACCACCACCGTGGCGCTCAAAGAACAAAGCAGACTCCTATCAGGCGTTACCTGGCTCAGAGTCGCCGTGCTCGGACTCGGTTGCGCTAGGCAGACGAATCGGGCGCACAGGTACTACTGTCGAGATAGCGTGCTTGTAAACCATCTGGCTGACGGTGTTTTTCAACAGGATAACGAACTGGTCGAACGACTCGATCGTGCCCTGCAGCTTGATACCGTTGACCAGATAGATCGAAACCCCAACCTTTTCTTTACGCAAAGTATTCAAGTAAGGGTCTTGTAGCGAATGCCCTTTTGACATGTGCCGCACTCCTTTAAGGATCAATAGTAAGAAAATCAGAAATTTGATGGCTTAAGCCGCCCCACCCCCAAGGATAGACGGCAATTGCAACGACTCAGCTCAATATGGAGGCCGATCCGAGGTATTTCAAGGTGCGTGGCAGATTGTCACATGCAAGGCTGTCCAACCAGTGAAGATCAGCCCAACTGCGCAACCAGGTAAATTGCCGCTTCGCCAATTGGCGAGTGGCAATAACGCCGCGCTCCTGCATTTCAATCGAGCTTAGCTTGCCATCCAGATGATCCCAGACTTGGCGGTAACCCACTGCACGTATAGACGGCAGCCCCGCATGCAAGTCACTTCGTGCACGCAGTGCTCTGACCTCATCAACGAAGCCCTGTTCCAGCATCTGCGAAAAACGCAGGGCGATCCGTTCGTGCAGCACCTGCCGATCTTGTGGCGCGATCGCCAGGCTGGCGACAGTATAGGGCAATTGTTTGCCCGCCGAAGCGCCTGCGTCGGTACTTTGCGCAGATTGACGGGCGCGCAGGTCGGTCATGGTCATGCCGCTCACTCGGTAAACCTCCAGCGCACGGATCAGGCGCTGGGGGTCATTGGGGTGAATACGCGCAGCCGAGACCGGATCCACGGCCGCCAATTCGTCGTGCAAGGCTTGCCAGCCCTGGGCTTGCGCCTGTGCCTCCAATTGCCCACGCACATCCGCATCGGCAGGCGGCATGTCGGCCAAACCTTCAAGTAATGCCTTGAAATACAACATGGTGCCGCCCACCAGCAACGGAATGTTGCCACGTGCGGTGATTTCGGCCATTGCCACCAGGGCGTCGGTACGAAAATCAGCGGCCGAGTAGCTCTGCGCCGGGTCGAGGATGTCGATCAGCCGGTGTGGGTACTGGGCCAACAGGTCTTTGGAGGGCTTGGCAGTGCCGATGTCCATGCCCCGGTAGACCAGCGCCGAATCGACACTGATCAGTTCGCACGGCAAGACCTTGGTCAGCTCGATGGCAAGGTCGGTCTTGCCGGCCGCAGTAGGACCCATCAGGAAGATGGCAGGGGGTAACGCACTCATGATCAACGGCCGCGCAGGAAAAGTTTGTCCAGATCGTCCAGGCCCATCTGGGTCCAGGTCGGTCGGCCGTGGTTGCATTGGCCGCTGCGCTCGGTGTTTTCCATGTCGCGCAGCAGGCCGTTCATTTCCGGGATCGCCAGGCGCCGGTTGGCGCGGATGGCACCGTGGCAGGCCATGGTACCCAGCAACTCGTTCAGGTGTGCCTGGATCCGGTCACTGGTGCCGTATTCCATCAAGTCGGCCAGCACGTCATGCACCAGCCGATTGGCCTCGGCCTGCTTGAGCAGCGCCGGGATCTGCCGAATGGCCAGGCTTTCCGGGCCCAGGCGTTGCAGCTCGAAGCCCAGGCGCTGGAACCACACCGCATGCTCTTCGGCGCAATCGGCTTCGCGCTGGCTGACGGCAATGGACTCGGGCACCAACAGCGGCTGGCCGCTCAGGCCTTCGCTGGCCATGGCGATTTTCAGGCGCTCGTACATGATGCGCTCGTGGGCGGCGTGCATGTCGACCAGCACCAGGCCCTGGGCGTTTTCCGACAATATGTAGATACCCTTGAGCTGCGCCAAGGCGTAACCCAACGGCGGTATGTCGCCCTGGCCCTGAGGCAAGGTCAGGGCCGCCTCTGCCGCATTGGGCAAGGGCGCAAAGAATTCACGGTAGGCCGCCTGCGCCTCGGCCGCGGGGTAAGGCTGGGCGGGGCGCGGCACATATTGGTAGCCGGCGCCGGCCCCTGGGTTGTAACTGCTCGCCTGCGGTTGCTGGGCCGGTTGCTCCAACAGGTTGGCGGCCAGGCGCATTTCGCCCTGGGGGCCGAACTCGCCTGCAGCCGTACCGGTCAGGCGTGGCGCAACTTCACCGGCCGGCGCCGCCGAAGCCAGGTGGTCTTCCGGGCGCACGTCCGCCAGGGCGCGGTGCAACGTGCCGTAGAGGAAGTCGTGCACCATGCGCCCGTCACGAAAGCGCACTTCATGCTTGGTAGGGTGCACATTGACGTCGACGCCGGTGGGATCGACCTCCAGGAACAGGACGAAGGTCGGGTGCCGGCCGTTGAACAACACGTCGCGGTAGGCCTGGCGTACCGCGTGGGCCACCAGTTTGTCGCGCACCGCGCGGCCGTTGACGAAAAAGTACTGCAAGTCGGCCTGGCTGCGCGAAAAGGTCGGCAAACCGACCCAACCCCACAGGTGCAGGCCGTTGCGTTCAATCTCGATCGGCATCGCCTGCTCAAGGAAGCCCGAGCCACAGATCGAGGCCACGCGCCGGGCGCGGGCGATCTCGTCCTTGGCCTCGTGCAAACTGAGGATGGTCTTGCCGTTGTGCCGCAGGTGGAACGCCACGTCAAACCGGGCCAGCGCCAGGCGCTTGATCACTTCCTGCAGGTGGTCAAATTCGGTTTTTTCGGTCTTGAGAAACTTACGCCGCGCCGGGGTATTGAAAAACAGGTCACGCACTTCCACCGATGTGCCAACGGGGTGAGCGGCCGGCTGCACGCGCGGGGCCATGTCGCGGCCTTCGGTCTCCACTTGCCAGGCCTGATCGGCATCGCGGGTGCGGGAGGTCAGGGTCAGGCGGGCCACAGAGCTGATAGACGCCAATGCCTCACCACGAAAGCCCAGGCTCATCACTCGCTCCAGGTCTTCCAGGTCGCGAATCTTGCTGGTGGCGTGACGGGCCAGGGCCAGCGGCAGGTCATCGGATGAGATGCCGCCGCCGTCGTCGCGCACCCGCAGCAGCTTGACGCCGCCCTGCTCGACTTCGACATCGATGCGCTTGGCACCGGAGTCCAGGCTGTTTTCCAGCAACTCCTTGATCACCGAAGCCGGGCGCTCGACCACCTCGCCGGCGGCAATCTGGTTGGCCAGGCGGGGGCTGAGCAGCTCGATACGGGCCGAAGTGGTCATGGTTGCGACGCCAGGGTGGTGCCCGGGATTTCCAGGGTCTGGCCGATTTTCAGCTCATCGCTCTGCAGTTTGTTGACACTGCGCAGGGTGGCCGGGCTGACCTGATAGCGCACGGCGATCATCGCCAGGGTTTCCCCCGAGCGCACCACGTGGTCGCTCGGCCCGCGGGCGATCTTGCCACTGTCACGCAGCCAGGCAATGTAGGTACCCGGCGGCGGGTTCTGCTGGAAGAACTGCCGCACGCCGCTGGCAATCGACTTGGCCAGAGCTTGTTGGTGGCCAGAAGACTGCAGCTTGTTGGCTTCGTTGGCGTTGGAGATGAACCCGGTTTCCACCAGGATCGACGGGATGTCCGGCGACTTGAGCACCATGAACCCGGCCTGCTCGACCCGACGCTTGTGCAGCGGCGTGACCCGGCCAATGTTGCTTAACACTTTCTGGCCGACGTTGAGGCTGGAGGTCAGCGACGCAGTCATCGACAGGTCCAGCAGCACGCCTGCGAGCATGCGGTCCTTGTCGTCCAGGCTCACGGCACCGGCACCACCGATCAAGTCGGAGCGGTTTTCACTGTCTGCCAGCCAACGCGCGGTTTCCGAGGTGGCGCCACGCTCAGACAGGGCGAACACCGACGCCCCGAACGCCGCCGACGACGGCGCGGCATCCGCATGGATCGAGACGAACAGGTCGGCGCCCTTCTTGCGGGCGATCTCGGTACGCCCACGCAACGGGATGAAATAGTCGCCGGTACGGGTGAGCACGGCGGTAAAGCCTTTTTCACCGTTGATTTGGCGCTGCAGCTCCTTGGCGATGGCCAATACCACGTCTTTTTCGTGCTGGCCGCGCGAACCCGAGGCACCTGGGTCTTCGCCACCGTGGCCGGCATCGATGGCCACGATGATGTCGCGTTTGCCGTTCGGTACCGGTTCCAGCTTGATCGACGGCTGCGACGGCGTGACCGGCACCGCCGGCGTGGTCGCCACGGTGGGCTCCGGCGGCGCAGGCGCGGCATCGGCGGGGTTGTCGAACAGGTCGACCACCAGGCGGTTGCCGTATTGCTGGTTGGGCGCCAGGGAGAAACTTTTCGGGGTGACGGCCTTTTTCAGGTCGATCACCACCCGCAGGTCGGTCGGCGTGCGTTGCGCCGAGCGCATGCTGGTGATGGGCGTGTTGGCGGTAGACACCTGCAAGGGCGCCGCCAGGGTGGCACCGTTGATGTCGATCACCAGGCGGTCTGGCGACGTCAGGGTGAACACGCTGTGCTGCACAGGGCCCGACAGGTCGAATACCAGCCGCGTGTTATCCGGAGCTCGCCACAAACGCACGCTCTTGACCTGCGTTGCAGCCACCGCGTTGATGGCCAAAGACGCCAACAACACCCCCACGATCGCGACCAGCGCGCGAATGCGCATACCAAACCCCACCAAAATTATTTGAATTCCTGTGCCAGAACGGCACACCACGACTCGCCACGCGAGCCCTGTGGCGACAAACTCAGCGAACGACCGCCCGCTTGGGCGCGTATGGTAATGGTCAGGTCAGGCTTTGGCAAAAAGCCTGCACCGCGCTGGGGCCATTCGATCAGGCAGAGAGCGTCCCCTTCAAAGTAATCCCGAATGCCAAGAAATTCCAGTTCTTCAGGATCGACAAGCCGATACAGATCAAAATGATAGGCGCGAAAGCTCTCGAACTCGTAAGGTTCTACCAGGGTAAAGGTCGGGCTCTTGACCGCGCCGGTGTGCCCCAGGCCCCGGATGATGCCTCTGGACAGCGTGGTTTTACCGGCCCCCAGGTCCCCTTCCAGGAAAATCACGCCCACGCCTTGTGTCACTTGGGCCAGGCGCCCGCCAAATTCGACCATGGCGCTTTCGTCAGCCAGGTGCAGCTCTACTTCAGACACGGTGCTTGTTCCTCGATTAACTGACGGATGGTGGGTATCAGATCGGTAGCGGCCATCCCCCGGCCCTGCCTACCTTGTATTTCGCCGGCGCGGGCGTGTAGCCACACGCCCAGGCAGGCAGCCTGGAACGGTGCCAGGCCTTGGGCCAGCAAAGCGCCCAGCAATCCGGCCAGCACATCGCCCAGGCCCGCCGTGGCCATGGCCGGATGGCCGTGATCGCACAGAGCGACCTGGCCATCGGCATCGGCGACCAGGCTGCCGGCGCCCTTGAGCACGCATACCGCCGAGTATTTCTTCGCCAATTGTTTCACGGCAGCCAGGCGGTCTGCCTGAACCTGCGCCGTGGTCACGCCCAGCAACCGTGCAGCCTCCCCCGGATGCGGGGTGATGATAGCGCCCGCTGGCAGCGTAAAGCCCTGGCTGGCCAGCAGATTAAGGGCATCGGCATCCCAGACCTGGGCTTTAGCGCTGTTGGCGGCCACCGACAGCAGGCTGCGCGCCCAACTGCCTTGGCCAAGGCCAGGCCCTACCACCAGCACGCTGGCGGCTTGGGCCATGCCCATCAATTGGTTGGCCGAATGAATGCCGGCCGTCATGACCTCTGGCAAACGGGCCAGGGCCGCCCCTACGTGTTCACTGCGGGTAGCCAGTGACACCATACCGGCACCACAGCGCAGCGCACTTTGCGCACTGAGCAGGGCCGCGCCACCAGTGCCGTGATCGCCACCGACTACCAGTACCCGGCCGAACAGGCCCTTATGGGCGGCTGGCGGGCGCGGCGCCAGTACCGGCAAGTTACGCGGATTCAGTCGCGTGGCCACGCCCTGGGCCTGGGCGACGATCGATGCATCGGCCTGCAGGTCGTCGAACAGCAGCGTGCCGACATAGTCCGGGGCCTGCCCCGTGAGCAAGCCGATCTTCACGCCGATGTACGTCACCGTCAGGCTAGCCCTGATGGCAACCCCCAGGACTTGCCCGGTGTCGGCGCTGAGCCCCGAGGGGATATCCACTGCAACCACGGGCTGGCCACTGGCATTGATCGCCTCGATGACCTCCAGGTAGGGCGCGCGTACCTCACCGGCCAAGCCGGTGCCGAGCAAAGCGTCGACGACGATCCCAGCCAACGGCACGCCAACGCCCCACGGTTGCACCGCAACATCCGCAGCCTTCGCCTCGCCGTAGGCCAAGGCAGCATCACCGACCAACTGCGCAGGGTCGCCCACTGCCAGCACGCTGACTTCCCAGCCAGACCGTTTGGCCAATGACGCAATCAGATAGCCATCGCCGGCATTGTTACCCCGTCCGGTCACCACGCAGACCTGGCGGGCCTCTGGCCACTGCCTGCGCAACGCCCGCCAGGTGGCATGGGCCGCACGCTGCATCAGCTCGAAACCGTCGGTACCTGCGGCGATCAGGGCACTATCCAGCGCCCGAACTTGGGCCGCGCTGTACAGAATGTCGGGCATCTCGTCATTTACCTGCGGCATGGGTCAGCTATCAGTGGCGATGTCTGGCAGAATTATACGCACCTCAGCTCCGGTTTCCTGCCTCGCATGTCTGCTTCTATCGTTGACCTCCCCG contains:
- the hfq gene encoding RNA chaperone Hfq produces the protein MSKGHSLQDPYLNTLRKEKVGVSIYLVNGIKLQGTIESFDQFVILLKNTVSQMVYKHAISTVVPVRPIRLPSATESEHGDSEPGNA
- a CDS encoding NAD(P)H-hydrate dehydratase, translating into MPQVNDEMPDILYSAAQVRALDSALIAAGTDGFELMQRAAHATWRALRRQWPEARQVCVVTGRGNNAGDGYLIASLAKRSGWEVSVLAVGDPAQLVGDAALAYGEAKAADVAVQPWGVGVPLAGIVVDALLGTGLAGEVRAPYLEVIEAINASGQPVVAVDIPSGLSADTGQVLGVAIRASLTVTYIGVKIGLLTGQAPDYVGTLLFDDLQADASIVAQAQGVATRLNPRNLPVLAPRPPAAHKGLFGRVLVVGGDHGTGGAALLSAQSALRCGAGMVSLATRSEHVGAALARLPEVMTAGIHSANQLMGMAQAASVLVVGPGLGQGSWARSLLSVAANSAKAQVWDADALNLLASQGFTLPAGAIITPHPGEAARLLGVTTAQVQADRLAAVKQLAKKYSAVCVLKGAGSLVADADGQVALCDHGHPAMATAGLGDVLAGLLGALLAQGLAPFQAACLGVWLHARAGEIQGRQGRGMAATDLIPTIRQLIEEQAPCLK
- a CDS encoding N-acetylmuramoyl-L-alanine amidase yields the protein MRIRALVAIVGVLLASLAINAVAATQVKSVRLWRAPDNTRLVFDLSGPVQHSVFTLTSPDRLVIDINGATLAAPLQVSTANTPITSMRSAQRTPTDLRVVIDLKKAVTPKSFSLAPNQQYGNRLVVDLFDNPADAAPAPPEPTVATTPAVPVTPSQPSIKLEPVPNGKRDIIVAIDAGHGGEDPGASGSRGQHEKDVVLAIAKELQRQINGEKGFTAVLTRTGDYFIPLRGRTEIARKKGADLFVSIHADAAPSSAAFGASVFALSERGATSETARWLADSENRSDLIGGAGAVSLDDKDRMLAGVLLDLSMTASLTSSLNVGQKVLSNIGRVTPLHKRRVEQAGFMVLKSPDIPSILVETGFISNANEANKLQSSGHQQALAKSIASGVRQFFQQNPPPGTYIAWLRDSGKIARGPSDHVVRSGETLAMIAVRYQVSPATLRSVNKLQSDELKIGQTLEIPGTTLASQP
- the tsaE gene encoding tRNA (adenosine(37)-N6)-threonylcarbamoyltransferase complex ATPase subunit type 1 TsaE; the protein is MSEVELHLADESAMVEFGGRLAQVTQGVGVIFLEGDLGAGKTTLSRGIIRGLGHTGAVKSPTFTLVEPYEFESFRAYHFDLYRLVDPEELEFLGIRDYFEGDALCLIEWPQRGAGFLPKPDLTITIRAQAGGRSLSLSPQGSRGESWCAVLAQEFK
- the mutL gene encoding DNA mismatch repair endonuclease MutL, with the protein product MTTSARIELLSPRLANQIAAGEVVERPASVIKELLENSLDSGAKRIDVEVEQGGVKLLRVRDDGGGISSDDLPLALARHATSKIRDLEDLERVMSLGFRGEALASISSVARLTLTSRTRDADQAWQVETEGRDMAPRVQPAAHPVGTSVEVRDLFFNTPARRKFLKTEKTEFDHLQEVIKRLALARFDVAFHLRHNGKTILSLHEAKDEIARARRVASICGSGFLEQAMPIEIERNGLHLWGWVGLPTFSRSQADLQYFFVNGRAVRDKLVAHAVRQAYRDVLFNGRHPTFVLFLEVDPTGVDVNVHPTKHEVRFRDGRMVHDFLYGTLHRALADVRPEDHLASAAPAGEVAPRLTGTAAGEFGPQGEMRLAANLLEQPAQQPQASSYNPGAGAGYQYVPRPAQPYPAAEAQAAYREFFAPLPNAAEAALTLPQGQGDIPPLGYALAQLKGIYILSENAQGLVLVDMHAAHERIMYERLKIAMASEGLSGQPLLVPESIAVSQREADCAEEHAVWFQRLGFELQRLGPESLAIRQIPALLKQAEANRLVHDVLADLMEYGTSDRIQAHLNELLGTMACHGAIRANRRLAIPEMNGLLRDMENTERSGQCNHGRPTWTQMGLDDLDKLFLRGR
- the miaA gene encoding tRNA (adenosine(37)-N6)-dimethylallyltransferase MiaA, which codes for MSALPPAIFLMGPTAAGKTDLAIELTKVLPCELISVDSALVYRGMDIGTAKPSKDLLAQYPHRLIDILDPAQSYSAADFRTDALVAMAEITARGNIPLLVGGTMLYFKALLEGLADMPPADADVRGQLEAQAQAQGWQALHDELAAVDPVSAARIHPNDPQRLIRALEVYRVSGMTMTDLRARQSAQSTDAGASAGKQLPYTVASLAIAPQDRQVLHERIALRFSQMLEQGFVDEVRALRARSDLHAGLPSIRAVGYRQVWDHLDGKLSSIEMQERGVIATRQLAKRQFTWLRSWADLHWLDSLACDNLPRTLKYLGSASILS